The following coding sequences lie in one Alloacidobacterium dinghuense genomic window:
- a CDS encoding PadR family transcriptional regulator, which produces MKRPPEAGDILQGTLDMLILRTLVMGPAHGHTIAEVIEHTSENALEVEQGSLYPALHRLEDRGMVSSQWGVSENNRRAKFYQLTSKGKRELNAATGRWRRMTRAIGLILGESHE; this is translated from the coding sequence ATGAAACGGCCTCCCGAAGCTGGAGATATTCTGCAGGGCACGCTGGACATGCTCATCCTGCGCACGCTGGTGATGGGGCCGGCACACGGCCACACGATTGCAGAAGTCATAGAGCACACGTCCGAAAACGCTCTTGAAGTCGAACAGGGATCGCTCTATCCCGCACTTCATCGTCTGGAAGACCGTGGCATGGTTTCCTCGCAATGGGGTGTGAGCGAGAACAATCGCAGAGCCAAGTTTTACCAACTCACAAGTAAGGGCAAGAGAGAACTCAACGCAGCTACAGGGCGCTGGCGGAGGATGACTCGCGCCATTGGCCTGATTCTGGGTGAATCGCACGAATAA